The DNA sequence TTCGCCCGGGCCTTCAAGCAATACGCCAACTGCACGCCCAGTGAGTACCGCTCGGCATACCCCACGCGCAGCGCCAGCCCCACAAGAACGCTGGATGATACGGCGGTAGAAGCGCTGGAAAGCCTGGTGCACAGCCTGGAAGGTTGAAATCCTTCAGAAAGAACGTAGTCGGTGCGCAACGCACGCGCTCACGGAGCGAGCTTTCTTCTCTCGATAGGGACTGACAGAACAATGCTGGTACGCGTCTCTCCATACGCGTTGATATTCGCAATGATACTTTCGATCTCTGCCATCGACTTGGCGTAGATCCTGATCAGATAGGAGTCATTACCCGTGATGTGCAAGCACTCAACGACTTCAGGGATGTCGGTGAGCGTCGCTATTAGTTTGGATTTCGCCGGCTTGAGGGTGGTGATGCCAACCACGGCAGATATGCCGTACCCCAGTTTGGTTGGATCTAACTGAGCGCTATAACCCTTGATAACCCCAGCGTCTTCCAGCTTTCGCAACCTGTCCGTAGTGGCAGGAATAGAAAGACCCGCATGCTTGGAAAGCTCGGTGATCGAAATGCGGCCACAGTCCTGTACCTTTCCCAGGATTTTTACGTCTATACGATCCATGTGCGTCTCCCCCGGTAAAAAGTATAAAATTTAATGAAAAGCTCGCGTTTTTCATTAAAAAAAGCATGCACCAAAATAA is a window from the Pseudomonas brassicacearum genome containing:
- a CDS encoding Lrp/AsnC family transcriptional regulator, with the translated sequence MDRIDVKILGKVQDCGRISITELSKHAGLSIPATTDRLRKLEDAGVIKGYSAQLDPTKLGYGISAVVGITTLKPAKSKLIATLTDIPEVVECLHITGNDSYLIRIYAKSMAEIESIIANINAYGETRTSIVLSVPIERRKLAP